One Frankia alni ACN14a DNA window includes the following coding sequences:
- a CDS encoding TauD/TfdA dioxygenase family protein — MTSITPTALGIDVRPLSGHTGAEIHGIDLREELDDATVAEIRSALHQWKVVFFRDQHIDHAQQVAFGRRFGRLTPAHPHEEAPPVGFPEILPIDSRRYAKVFGKRKATYDNGWHTDVTALVNPPTASILRGDVIPPYGGDTAWTNLVAAYEGLPEPLRNLADGLRARHSFGNFPSDSEYGRRVAANPLVAIHPVVRVHPETGERALFVSPSFTAKDGEIIGFSPKQSRQILDVFYDQISRSEFTVRFKWNQGDVAFWDNRATAHLGPSDLGHLDFDRVLYRVTIEGDIPVGVDGRESELVAGEPFLGT, encoded by the coding sequence ATGACCAGCATCACACCCACCGCCCTGGGCATCGACGTCCGCCCGCTCTCCGGCCACACGGGGGCCGAGATCCACGGGATCGACCTGCGCGAGGAGCTCGACGACGCGACCGTGGCGGAGATCCGTTCGGCGCTGCACCAGTGGAAAGTGGTCTTCTTTCGGGACCAGCACATCGACCACGCCCAGCAGGTCGCGTTCGGGCGTCGGTTCGGTCGACTGACGCCGGCGCACCCGCACGAGGAGGCGCCGCCGGTCGGCTTCCCGGAGATCCTGCCGATCGACAGCCGCCGATACGCGAAGGTTTTCGGCAAGCGGAAGGCCACCTACGACAACGGCTGGCACACCGACGTCACCGCCCTGGTGAACCCACCCACCGCGTCGATCCTGCGCGGCGACGTCATCCCCCCGTACGGCGGGGACACCGCGTGGACGAACCTGGTGGCGGCCTACGAGGGGCTCCCCGAGCCGCTGCGGAACCTGGCGGACGGCCTGCGCGCCCGGCACAGCTTCGGGAACTTCCCCAGCGACAGCGAGTACGGCCGCAGAGTGGCCGCCAATCCGCTGGTGGCAATCCACCCGGTGGTGCGGGTGCACCCCGAGACCGGCGAGCGGGCGTTGTTCGTCAGCCCGAGCTTCACCGCGAAGGACGGCGAGATCATCGGCTTCTCGCCGAAGCAGAGCCGGCAGATCCTCGACGTTTTCTACGACCAGATCTCCCGCTCCGAGTTCACCGTGCGGTTCAAGTGGAACCAGGGCGACGTCGCGTTCTGGGACAACCGGGCGACCGCTCATCTGGGGCCGTCCGACCTCGGCCATCTCGACTTCGACCGGGTGCTGTACCGGGTGACCATCGAGGGCGACATCCCGGTCGGCGTGGACGGTCGAGAGTCGGAACTCGTCGCCGGCGAGCCTTTCCTCGGTACCTGA
- a CDS encoding ROK family transcriptional regulator gives MSVQRSVSVRNEVGLRGEPPTTRAPRARPSGRGGAPGAGTAPSAGPAEAASTSSGPAGAGPTRGGSTGGGSTGGGSTGGGSTGGGSTGGGIGSGAAAAILRTVLDHGPVARTAIGRATGLSPAAVSRQTAGLISLGLLRELPASSLSPRVGRPHVPLDVDTRRHLACGVHIAVPFVTFSVVDLRGQVVAREQRPREGDAMTVLQMIIRHLPGFLARHATGSRVLGLGVVTGGRVDPELGLVVEHEPLDWRDVPVRAVLAAATGLPVHVDGHARALAQAEILFGDPRARRSLLHLFVGNVADAAFATDGSVHIGPNSAAGGIAHLRLADSDAHCRCGRSGCVQATLSERTLLRHAVGEGIISRPDLQDLLAAALGGDRRAVALFRDRLRVVGRLIALLVDMMDPEIVVLTEAATLFLPALRADLFAEISAYSRVCAEPERMVLPSSFGPDVLAVAAGAAVLDAVHRSPHSLLAGLTTPRPAAGAASPRRPATPLTRHGN, from the coding sequence GTGTCCGTCCAGCGCAGCGTGTCCGTCCGCAACGAGGTGGGTCTGCGCGGCGAGCCGCCGACCACCCGTGCCCCGCGTGCCCGTCCCTCCGGCCGCGGGGGCGCCCCCGGAGCAGGCACGGCGCCGTCAGCCGGCCCGGCAGAGGCCGCTTCGACCAGCAGCGGTCCGGCGGGGGCCGGTCCGACCCGCGGTGGGTCGACCGGCGGTGGGTCGACCGGCGGTGGGTCGACCGGCGGTGGGTCGACCGGCGGTGGGTCGACCGGCGGTGGCATCGGCTCCGGCGCCGCGGCGGCGATCCTGCGGACGGTGCTCGACCACGGGCCGGTGGCCCGCACGGCGATCGGGCGGGCCACGGGGCTCAGCCCGGCGGCGGTGTCACGGCAGACCGCGGGGCTGATTTCGCTGGGCCTGCTGCGCGAGCTCCCGGCGAGCTCGCTGTCCCCGCGGGTGGGGCGCCCGCATGTGCCGCTCGACGTTGACACCCGGCGCCATCTCGCCTGCGGCGTGCACATCGCGGTCCCGTTCGTGACCTTCAGCGTGGTCGACCTGCGCGGCCAGGTGGTCGCCCGGGAGCAGCGGCCGCGTGAGGGCGACGCCATGACCGTCCTCCAGATGATCATCCGGCACCTGCCCGGCTTCCTCGCTCGGCACGCCACCGGAAGCCGGGTGCTGGGGCTGGGCGTGGTCACCGGCGGTCGGGTCGACCCCGAGCTCGGCCTGGTGGTCGAGCACGAGCCACTGGACTGGCGGGACGTGCCGGTGCGCGCCGTGCTGGCGGCGGCCACCGGGTTGCCGGTGCACGTCGACGGGCACGCCCGGGCACTGGCGCAGGCGGAGATCCTCTTCGGCGACCCGCGTGCCCGGCGCAGCCTGCTGCACCTGTTCGTGGGCAACGTCGCCGACGCCGCGTTCGCCACGGACGGCTCGGTGCACATCGGCCCCAACTCGGCCGCCGGCGGCATCGCCCACCTGCGGCTTGCCGACAGCGACGCGCACTGCCGGTGCGGCCGGTCCGGCTGCGTGCAGGCGACCCTGTCCGAACGCACGCTGCTACGGCACGCCGTGGGCGAGGGGATCATCTCCCGGCCGGACCTGCAGGACCTGCTGGCCGCGGCCCTCGGCGGCGACCGTCGCGCCGTGGCGCTCTTCCGCGACCGGCTGCGCGTGGTAGGACGGCTGATCGCTCTGCTCGTCGACATGATGGATCCGGAGATCGTCGTTCTCACCGAGGCCGCCACCCTGTTCCTGCCAGCCCTGCGGGCCGACCTGTTCGCCGAGATCTCCGCGTACTCCCGGGTGTGCGCCGAACCCGAACGGATGGTGCTGCCGAGCAGCTTCGGCCCCGACGTGCTCGCGGTCGCCGCGGGCGCGGCGGTGCTCGACGCGGTGCACCGCAGCCCGCACAGTCTGCTGGCCGGCCTGACGACGCCGCGGCCGGCCGCGGGGGCGGCTTCTCCTCGCCGTCCGGCCACCCCGCTCACCCGCCACGGCAATTAA
- the ppc gene encoding phosphoenolpyruvate carboxylase codes for MTTERSASTTLDELAPDPGAFAGGVSSDARHAAVRAGVRRLGDLLGQALTRHEGAATLALVEQVRALARRPDNGAELGRLLATVDDRTAIVLARAFTAYFQLANITEQLHRSRELSDRAKGPLTETFDRMAAALDAGTLDRSLAESIARRLELRPVFTAHPTEASRRSVLDTLRRIADLLDADSPDGAVPAADRDRTQRRLAEMVDVLWQTDELRVERPKPADEARSAAYYLELIATEVLPDLLEELDLALARVGLTLPAGAHPVRFGSWAGGDRDGNPNVTPAVTLEVLTLQHEFGIRLLTASVERLIQELTASTRVVGVGDELLSSLAADREALPEVHDRYIRLNAEEPYRLKCSYILARLAGTRERLAAGAPHVPGRDYGGVAEILDDLEVMRASLNAGDGSLVADGPLLRVIRTARAMGLSLATLDIREHADKHHAALAAVYDQVGELDVPYAQLDRPARRTLLSAELARRRPLLGAVPPPLPPAVLGTLELMRTVREALDRFGGDVIESYIVSMTRDVDDILAVVVLAREAGLVGLGFADRPAWARIGFVPLFETVAELRAAGSLLDGMLSDPSYRSLVRARADVQEVMLGYSDSSKDAGITASQWEIHKAQRELRDVARRHGVVLRLFHGRGGSVGRGGGPSGEAIMAQPFGTLDGSIKVTEQGEVISDKYTLPQLARHNLEITLAAVVEASILHRSSRLSPTVLAGWNETMQAVADSARVTYQAFVGDPALVPFFLAATPVEELGNLNIGSRPSRRPGGTGGLADLRAIPWVFGWTQSRIILPGWFGVGTGLAAARAAGAGDTLAEMYRSWHFFRTFLGNVQMTLAKSDLTIAQRYVSTLVGDDGGTIFETIRAEHARTVAEVLTVTGQAELLENAPTLRHTLEVRDAYLAPLHALQVSLLARARAAGEGADPLLRRALLLTINGIAAGLRNTG; via the coding sequence GTGACGACCGAGCGGAGCGCGAGTACGACCCTGGACGAGCTGGCCCCGGATCCCGGCGCCTTCGCCGGCGGAGTCTCCTCCGACGCCCGCCATGCGGCCGTGCGGGCGGGGGTCCGCCGGCTCGGGGATCTGCTCGGCCAGGCCCTGACCCGGCACGAGGGCGCGGCGACGCTCGCGCTCGTCGAACAGGTCCGCGCGCTGGCCCGCCGGCCCGACAACGGCGCCGAACTCGGCCGGCTGCTCGCCACCGTGGACGACCGGACGGCCATCGTGCTCGCCCGTGCCTTCACCGCCTACTTCCAGCTCGCCAACATCACCGAGCAGCTGCACCGGTCCCGGGAACTGTCCGATCGGGCGAAGGGCCCGCTGACGGAGACCTTCGACCGGATGGCCGCCGCGCTCGACGCCGGCACCCTCGACCGGTCGCTGGCCGAGTCGATCGCCCGGCGCCTGGAGCTGCGCCCGGTCTTCACCGCCCACCCGACCGAGGCCAGCCGCCGCTCGGTGCTCGACACGCTGCGCCGCATCGCCGACCTGCTCGACGCCGACAGCCCGGACGGCGCGGTCCCGGCCGCCGACCGGGACCGCACGCAGCGGCGCCTCGCCGAGATGGTCGACGTCCTGTGGCAGACCGACGAGCTGCGGGTGGAGCGGCCGAAGCCCGCCGACGAGGCCCGCTCGGCGGCCTACTACCTGGAACTGATCGCCACCGAGGTGCTGCCCGACCTGCTGGAGGAGCTCGACCTGGCGCTCGCCCGGGTGGGGCTCACGCTGCCGGCCGGGGCGCACCCGGTGCGGTTCGGCTCCTGGGCGGGCGGCGACCGCGACGGCAACCCGAACGTGACTCCGGCGGTCACCCTGGAGGTGCTCACCCTCCAGCACGAGTTCGGCATCCGGTTGCTGACCGCCTCGGTCGAACGGCTCATCCAGGAGCTGACGGCGTCCACCCGGGTGGTGGGGGTCGGCGACGAGCTGCTGTCCTCGCTGGCCGCGGACCGCGAGGCGCTGCCCGAGGTCCACGACCGCTACATCCGGCTCAACGCGGAGGAGCCCTACCGGCTCAAGTGCAGCTACATCCTGGCGAGGCTCGCCGGCACCCGGGAACGGCTGGCCGCCGGTGCGCCGCACGTGCCCGGGCGTGACTACGGCGGCGTCGCCGAAATTCTCGACGACCTGGAGGTGATGCGCGCCTCGCTCAACGCCGGCGACGGATCCCTCGTCGCGGACGGCCCGCTGCTGCGCGTCATCCGCACCGCGCGCGCGATGGGGCTGTCGCTGGCCACCCTCGACATCCGCGAGCATGCCGACAAGCACCATGCGGCCCTGGCGGCGGTGTACGACCAGGTCGGGGAGCTCGACGTGCCCTACGCCCAGCTCGACCGGCCCGCGCGGCGCACGCTGCTGTCCGCGGAGCTCGCCCGGCGCCGGCCGCTGCTCGGCGCCGTGCCGCCGCCGCTGCCCCCGGCGGTGCTGGGCACGTTGGAGCTGATGCGCACCGTGCGGGAGGCGCTGGACCGCTTCGGCGGCGACGTCATCGAGAGCTACATCGTCTCGATGACCCGCGACGTCGACGACATCCTGGCCGTGGTCGTGCTCGCTCGGGAGGCCGGCCTGGTCGGTCTCGGCTTCGCCGACCGCCCCGCCTGGGCCCGCATCGGGTTCGTCCCGCTGTTCGAGACGGTGGCCGAGCTGCGGGCGGCCGGCTCGCTGCTCGACGGCATGCTGTCCGACCCCTCCTACCGCTCGCTGGTGCGCGCCCGCGCCGACGTGCAGGAGGTCATGCTCGGCTACTCCGACTCGTCGAAGGACGCGGGGATCACCGCGTCCCAGTGGGAGATCCACAAGGCACAGCGGGAACTGCGCGACGTCGCCCGCCGCCACGGCGTCGTGCTGCGGCTGTTCCACGGCCGCGGCGGCTCCGTCGGCCGCGGGGGCGGCCCGAGCGGCGAGGCGATCATGGCACAGCCGTTCGGCACGCTGGACGGCTCGATCAAGGTCACCGAGCAGGGCGAGGTGATCTCGGACAAGTACACGCTGCCCCAGCTCGCCCGGCACAACCTGGAGATCACCCTCGCGGCCGTGGTCGAGGCGTCGATCCTGCACCGATCCTCGCGGTTGAGCCCGACCGTGCTCGCCGGGTGGAACGAGACCATGCAGGCGGTCGCGGACTCGGCCCGGGTCACCTACCAGGCGTTCGTGGGCGATCCGGCGCTCGTGCCGTTCTTCCTCGCCGCCACCCCGGTGGAGGAGCTCGGCAACCTCAACATCGGCTCCCGGCCGTCGCGACGGCCCGGCGGAACCGGGGGGCTCGCCGACCTGCGCGCGATCCCCTGGGTGTTCGGCTGGACGCAGTCACGGATCATCCTGCCCGGCTGGTTCGGTGTGGGCACCGGCCTGGCCGCGGCCCGGGCCGCGGGGGCCGGCGACACCCTTGCCGAGATGTACCGGTCGTGGCACTTCTTCCGGACCTTCCTCGGCAACGTGCAGATGACCCTCGCCAAGTCCGACCTCACGATCGCCCAGCGGTACGTCTCGACCCTCGTCGGCGACGACGGCGGCACGATCTTCGAGACCATCCGCGCCGAGCACGCCCGCACGGTCGCCGAGGTCCTCACGGTCACCGGCCAGGCCGAGCTGCTGGAGAACGCCCCGACGCTGCGCCACACCCTCGAGGTCCGCGACGCCTACCTCGCCCCGCTGCACGCCCTGCAGGTCTCCCTGCTCGCCCGCGCCCGCGCCGCCGGGGAGGGCGCCGATCCCCTGCTGCGCCGGGCGCTGCTGCTGACGATCAACGGCATCGCCGCCGGCCTTCGCAACACCGGCTGA
- a CDS encoding M56 family metallopeptidase — MTTAALLALFAGVLAWPVPRLLAAARWPHRCPRAAIVLWQAIGLAGGVSALLAAIAFTVSPLSGSTPTAITDHLGNIAAGSPLTGLRWVNLVGLATATALACRLFGVLCASTAATLRERHRHRHLVDLAGRRHRGHGAWESADHTHLHPPTTATATAGGAGGGDADRGDATNPGDGPGAGGDGSGSGADSTTCCLCEHRDRAGILLRILDHPIAVAYCVPGVRHARVVVSRGLLNTLDAAELDAVLAHEAAHVAGRHDLVIQPFVAWERTFPFLRPAREATAAVSLLVEMLADDAAARETNRRSLARALARLGVARAPVPAGALSITGHPAAVLPALGAEDPLPATAARAATRFGAGSAGGPRSAPGAGSAAAVAPDAPGLRLGTVNPVISRIARLLDPPGVRWWLPAGAYLAAAAVLAAPPMIVLIG, encoded by the coding sequence ATGACGACCGCGGCCCTCCTCGCCCTGTTCGCGGGCGTGCTGGCCTGGCCGGTACCACGCCTGCTGGCCGCCGCGCGCTGGCCGCACCGCTGCCCGCGGGCGGCGATCGTGCTGTGGCAGGCAATCGGGCTGGCCGGCGGGGTCTCGGCGCTGCTGGCCGCGATCGCGTTCACCGTCTCCCCGCTGTCCGGGAGCACGCCGACCGCGATCACGGATCATCTCGGCAACATCGCGGCCGGATCCCCCCTCACCGGCCTGCGCTGGGTCAACCTCGTCGGGCTTGCCACGGCGACGGCCCTGGCCTGCCGGTTGTTCGGAGTGCTCTGCGCCTCCACCGCGGCGACCCTGCGTGAGCGGCACCGGCATCGGCACCTGGTCGACCTCGCCGGCCGCCGCCACCGCGGGCACGGCGCGTGGGAGTCGGCCGACCACACGCACCTTCATCCGCCCACCACTGCCACTGCCACTGCCGGCGGCGCCGGCGGCGGCGATGCCGACCGCGGCGACGCCACCAACCCCGGCGACGGCCCGGGCGCAGGCGGCGACGGGAGCGGGAGCGGCGCCGATTCCACCACCTGCTGCCTGTGCGAACACCGTGACCGGGCCGGCATCCTGCTGCGGATCCTCGACCATCCGATCGCGGTCGCCTACTGCGTCCCGGGGGTCCGCCACGCCCGCGTGGTGGTCTCCAGGGGTCTGCTGAACACCCTCGACGCCGCCGAGCTGGACGCGGTCCTCGCCCACGAGGCGGCGCACGTCGCCGGACGGCACGATCTGGTCATCCAGCCGTTCGTCGCCTGGGAGCGCACCTTCCCCTTCCTCCGGCCGGCCCGGGAGGCGACGGCGGCCGTGTCCTTACTGGTCGAGATGCTCGCCGACGACGCCGCCGCCCGTGAGACCAACCGGCGCTCGCTCGCCCGGGCGCTGGCCCGACTCGGCGTGGCCCGGGCCCCGGTCCCCGCGGGGGCGCTCAGCATTACCGGGCACCCGGCCGCCGTGCTGCCCGCCCTCGGTGCCGAGGATCCCCTGCCGGCCACGGCGGCCCGGGCGGCGACCCGCTTCGGAGCCGGCTCGGCCGGCGGCCCGAGAAGCGCGCCGGGAGCGGGTTCCGCCGCAGCGGTCGCGCCGGACGCACCCGGCCTGCGGCTCGGGACGGTCAATCCCGTCATCTCCCGCATCGCCCGGCTGCTCGATCCGCCGGGGGTCCGTTGGTGGCTGCCCGCCGGGGCCTACCTGGCCGCCGCAGCCGTCCTCGCAGCCCCCCCGATGATCGTCCTCATCGGCTGA
- a CDS encoding BlaI/MecI/CopY family transcriptional regulator, producing MARLGDLERSVMDVLWSSEGWLTAREVAARLDHERDLAYTTVLTVLERLERKGFVRRQRAARAHRYAASDSREAVVAEAMMEALGTADDRGSALVRFVGSVSAEEAEILRRALEPLGGEPAAEVPDPAVPPPPGAAPGGPDGPAAVTTDSDRTVQIPPDGR from the coding sequence ATGGCGCGCCTGGGTGACCTCGAACGGTCGGTCATGGACGTGTTGTGGTCGAGCGAAGGCTGGCTCACGGCCCGCGAGGTCGCGGCCCGCCTCGACCATGAGCGCGATCTCGCGTACACCACCGTGCTGACCGTGCTTGAACGACTGGAACGCAAGGGTTTCGTCCGTCGGCAGCGGGCCGCGCGGGCCCACCGTTACGCCGCGTCCGACAGCCGGGAGGCCGTCGTCGCCGAGGCGATGATGGAGGCGCTGGGCACCGCGGACGACCGCGGATCGGCGCTGGTCCGCTTCGTCGGATCGGTCTCCGCCGAGGAGGCGGAGATCCTCCGCCGGGCGTTGGAGCCCCTCGGGGGCGAGCCGGCTGCCGAGGTCCCGGATCCCGCAGTCCCACCCCCGCCCGGGGCGGCCCCCGGCGGGCCGGACGGACCGGCCGCGGTGACCACCGACTCGGATCGAACGGTGCAGATTCCACCGGACGGGCGGTAG
- a CDS encoding cytochrome ubiquinol oxidase subunit I, translating into MVLAADAVDLARAQTAFSLAFHICFAVFGVGLPWLLIYTERRWLKTGDPVWLALTKKWSRAFAVLFAVGAVSGTVLSFEFGLLWPAFMSKYGGALGLSFTMEGFAFFTEAIFVGMYLYGWKRLSPRAHWLTLWPIAISGTLSTLFIITVNAWMNVPRGIVEQNGKLLEAKPYAPFISPGTPPQLVHMLLAALMCAGGVVAAIYAVGMLRGRRDTYHQRGLKIGLAVVLACAPLQLIVGDWAARVAGANQPFKLAAMEGLYHTGSHAPFALGGIYDNKTGEIRYGLEIPGGLSLLEGFSTGHVIKGLDGAPPDERPNGTLVHGAFTTMVGAGSALIGLSLITGFVVLRRRRRGERPLLPTSRPWLIAAACTGPAAMLAMLTGWEVTEGGRQPWIVGDHMRVVEGVTGGDAVAPMFAGTLVLYLGLAGALLLILRKMATGGPSGEQLRPGQPAGPSAPTAPRPRDGGSGSGSGGSGPAGSGPEQGSGGDESGSKESVPAARYIPAARGVPAATGAPAASGVPAATGVPAARSLPAARSLPAAESFPAAESVPAVRYVPAARSFPAAESVPAVRYVPAATFAPAARHVPAAAYDPAAEPVAWYTTRTDLLSERDQTGLPVAVLLPGRLPVTPAGAPAPAGGSMVTGIGNPSEGSDPAKGPDPSRGTEPSTGSEPPTETEPATEADPLAGADPGMDPSRNPAPTISPRPDGAEPSATPTTPAPTSPTIPRPRPEPHPTGSFGGGRPAASNRRGAPGWHGLLGRRSAGGRHATTRRPDTGTRTAGRTDRGETR; encoded by the coding sequence ATGGTTCTCGCCGCCGACGCCGTCGACCTCGCTCGTGCCCAGACGGCGTTCTCCCTCGCGTTCCACATCTGCTTCGCCGTGTTCGGTGTCGGTTTGCCATGGCTGCTGATCTACACCGAGCGACGTTGGCTCAAGACCGGCGATCCGGTCTGGCTGGCGCTGACGAAGAAGTGGTCGCGTGCCTTCGCCGTTCTCTTCGCGGTGGGGGCCGTCTCGGGAACAGTGTTGTCGTTCGAGTTCGGGCTGCTCTGGCCCGCGTTCATGTCCAAATACGGGGGCGCCCTCGGGCTGTCGTTCACCATGGAGGGCTTTGCGTTCTTCACCGAGGCGATCTTCGTCGGCATGTACCTGTACGGCTGGAAGCGCCTCTCGCCGCGGGCCCACTGGCTGACGCTGTGGCCGATCGCGATCTCCGGCACCCTGTCGACGCTGTTCATCATCACGGTCAACGCCTGGATGAACGTGCCGCGCGGGATCGTGGAGCAGAACGGCAAGCTCCTCGAGGCCAAGCCGTACGCCCCGTTCATCAGCCCCGGTACTCCGCCGCAGCTCGTCCACATGCTGCTCGCGGCGCTGATGTGTGCGGGCGGCGTGGTCGCCGCCATCTACGCGGTGGGCATGCTGCGCGGCCGGCGCGACACCTACCACCAGCGCGGCCTGAAGATCGGGCTCGCGGTCGTGCTGGCCTGCGCGCCCCTGCAGCTCATCGTCGGGGACTGGGCGGCCCGCGTCGCCGGCGCCAACCAGCCGTTCAAGCTCGCGGCGATGGAGGGTCTGTACCACACCGGGTCGCATGCCCCCTTCGCCCTCGGCGGGATCTACGACAACAAGACCGGCGAGATCCGCTACGGCCTGGAGATCCCCGGCGGCCTGTCCCTGCTCGAGGGCTTCAGCACCGGTCACGTGATCAAGGGCCTGGACGGTGCGCCGCCGGACGAGCGACCGAACGGCACGCTCGTGCACGGTGCGTTCACCACGATGGTCGGGGCGGGTTCCGCCCTGATCGGCCTGTCGTTGATCACGGGGTTCGTCGTCCTGCGGCGGCGCCGTCGCGGGGAGCGCCCGCTGCTACCCACCAGCAGGCCGTGGCTGATCGCCGCGGCGTGCACCGGGCCGGCGGCGATGCTGGCGATGCTCACCGGCTGGGAGGTCACCGAGGGCGGCCGCCAGCCGTGGATCGTCGGCGACCACATGCGGGTCGTCGAGGGCGTCACCGGCGGCGACGCGGTCGCGCCGATGTTCGCGGGCACCCTGGTGCTGTACCTCGGGCTCGCCGGCGCCCTGCTGCTCATCCTGCGGAAGATGGCCACCGGCGGCCCCAGCGGCGAGCAGCTTCGTCCCGGCCAGCCCGCCGGCCCCTCGGCCCCCACCGCCCCCCGGCCGCGCGACGGCGGGTCCGGGTCCGGCAGCGGCGGCTCGGGCCCGGCCGGCTCCGGACCGGAGCAGGGCAGCGGCGGCGACGAGTCCGGCTCGAAGGAGTCCGTCCCCGCCGCGCGGTACATCCCTGCGGCCAGGGGAGTGCCGGCTGCCACAGGGGCGCCGGCCGCTTCAGGAGTGCCGGCTGCCACAGGAGTACCGGCCGCCAGGTCCCTCCCTGCCGCCAGGTCCCTCCCTGCCGCCGAGTCCTTCCCTGCCGCCGAGTCCGTCCCCGCGGTCCGGTACGTCCCGGCCGCCAGGTCCTTCCCCGCGGCGGAGTCCGTGCCCGCGGTCCGGTACGTTCCGGCCGCCACGTTCGCCCCCGCCGCCCGGCATGTGCCGGCCGCCGCGTATGACCCGGCCGCCGAGCCGGTCGCCTGGTACACGACCCGGACGGATCTGCTCTCCGAGCGCGACCAGACGGGCCTGCCGGTGGCGGTGCTCCTCCCCGGCCGCCTCCCCGTGACCCCCGCCGGCGCACCCGCTCCCGCCGGCGGCAGCATGGTCACCGGGATCGGCAACCCGTCCGAGGGATCCGACCCCGCCAAGGGGCCGGATCCCTCCAGGGGGACCGAGCCGTCCACCGGGTCCGAACCGCCGACCGAAACCGAGCCGGCCACCGAGGCCGATCCGCTGGCAGGCGCCGACCCCGGCATGGACCCGAGCCGCAACCCGGCACCGACGATCAGCCCGCGGCCGGACGGCGCCGAGCCGTCCGCGACGCCCACGACGCCGGCTCCCACGTCGCCCACCATCCCGCGGCCCCGGCCCGAGCCGCACCCCACCGGATCCTTCGGGGGCGGACGGCCCGCGGCGTCGAACCGGCGTGGCGCGCCCGGCTGGCACGGCCTGCTGGGCCGGCGCTCCGCCGGGGGCCGACACGCCACCACCCGCCGTCCCGACACCGGCACGCGCACCGCCGGCCGCACCGACCGGGGAGAGACCCGATGA
- a CDS encoding cytochrome d ubiquinol oxidase subunit II — MTSADLLLVVMVIGLTAYALLGGADFGGGVWDLLARGRDARAQRKLISNAIGPVWEANHVWLVFIVVALFSGFPPAYGVVGSSLEVPLSAALIGIVLRGAAYVYRAYGAGAAGPDHWWGHVFAVSSTITPFALGVAGAALATGDMSADDPFAPVRSSFGLVCGLFAVAATAFLAAVYLCKDAAASPATEHLVADFRRRAVGGAVVCGILALVLLPLFWDQAPVVAHRFRDRSMLLVVLSAVGGIGSLVALARNQFVAARLAAGLAVAAMLWGWAVAQYPDLIVGQVTVDDAAAPATNIHAMLYTVGGGLLLITPPLVVLYRLFTRPEPVD, encoded by the coding sequence ATGACCTCCGCCGACCTGCTCCTCGTCGTCATGGTGATCGGCCTGACCGCCTACGCGCTGCTCGGCGGCGCGGACTTCGGCGGCGGCGTGTGGGACCTGCTCGCCCGAGGACGGGACGCGCGGGCCCAGCGCAAGCTGATCTCGAACGCGATCGGGCCGGTGTGGGAGGCCAACCACGTCTGGCTCGTGTTCATCGTCGTCGCCCTGTTCAGCGGGTTCCCGCCCGCCTACGGGGTGGTCGGCTCCTCGCTGGAGGTGCCGCTGTCGGCCGCGCTGATCGGCATCGTGCTGCGCGGCGCGGCCTACGTCTACCGCGCCTACGGCGCCGGCGCGGCGGGGCCCGACCACTGGTGGGGGCACGTCTTCGCGGTGTCGTCCACGATCACCCCGTTCGCGCTCGGGGTGGCCGGGGCGGCGCTGGCCACCGGGGACATGTCGGCCGACGACCCGTTCGCGCCGGTCCGCAGCTCGTTCGGCCTCGTCTGCGGGCTGTTCGCGGTCGCCGCGACGGCCTTCCTCGCCGCCGTGTACCTGTGCAAGGACGCGGCGGCCTCGCCGGCCACCGAGCACCTGGTGGCCGACTTCCGCCGCCGCGCCGTCGGCGGGGCCGTGGTCTGCGGCATCCTCGCGCTGGTCCTGCTGCCGCTGTTCTGGGACCAGGCCCCCGTGGTCGCGCACCGGTTCCGTGATCGTTCGATGCTGCTGGTGGTGCTCTCCGCGGTCGGTGGGATCGGCTCCCTGGTCGCGCTGGCGCGCAACCAGTTCGTCGCCGCCCGGCTGGCGGCGGGTCTCGCGGTCGCCGCGATGCTCTGGGGCTGGGCGGTCGCCCAGTACCCCGACCTGATCGTGGGGCAGGTGACGGTCGACGACGCCGCGGCGCCGGCGACCAACATCCACGCGATGCTCTACACCGTCGGCGGCGGCCTCCTGCTGATCACGCCGCCGCTGGTCGTGCTGTACCGGCTGTTCACCCGGCCCGAGCCGGTGGACTGA